From a single Methylacidiphilum kamchatkense Kam1 genomic region:
- the amoC gene encoding bacterial ammonia monooxygenase, subunit AmoC — translation MAQATTQTVSISIPDKSAFSWKNLWIALAIITAFEIAVNVYERAFAFAKGLDYFTPDYQTYWMSILYTELILEPTTLIALCSWLWVTRDRAMENLAPAEELRRYWNLGLFVVVYTVLLYWGASYYTEQDGTWHQTVIRDTDFTPSHIIEFYQSYPIYIVAGVGSMVYAMTRLPQYAKAFSVPYAVLVGSPLMIFPNVGLNEFGHTRWFMEELFVAPLHWGFVMFGWGALAILGTWLQICPRVVELIKQVYYGKPATPPAVVLNDPEKATDPALCEV, via the coding sequence ATGGCACAAGCGACAACGCAAACGGTCTCGATATCGATACCGGACAAGTCAGCCTTCTCTTGGAAAAACCTCTGGATTGCTCTAGCCATCATCACAGCCTTTGAAATTGCTGTGAATGTCTATGAGCGAGCCTTTGCGTTTGCCAAGGGATTGGACTACTTCACTCCGGACTATCAGACCTATTGGATGAGTATCCTCTACACCGAGCTGATTCTTGAGCCGACGACACTCATCGCGCTCTGCTCCTGGTTGTGGGTGACCAGGGATCGTGCGATGGAAAACCTTGCCCCTGCAGAGGAGTTAAGGCGGTATTGGAACCTTGGATTATTTGTCGTGGTTTATACCGTTCTACTCTACTGGGGAGCAAGCTACTATACGGAGCAAGACGGCACATGGCATCAGACGGTGATTAGGGATACGGACTTCACACCAAGCCACATCATCGAGTTCTATCAGAGCTATCCTATCTATATTGTGGCTGGGGTAGGATCGATGGTGTATGCAATGACAAGATTGCCTCAATATGCGAAAGCATTTTCAGTACCCTATGCGGTGCTGGTTGGCTCTCCCTTGATGATCTTCCCCAACGTCGGTTTGAACGAATTTGGTCATACCCGTTGGTTTATGGAAGAGCTGTTTGTGGCCCCATTGCACTGGGGATTCGTCATGTTTGGGTGGGGAGCTCTGGCAATTCTTGGCACATGGCTCCAGATATGCCCAAGAGTGGTAGAACTGATCAAACAGGTCTACTATGGCAAGCCGGCTACGCCACCTGCGGTTGTGTTGAACGACCCTGAAAAAGCTACGGATCCGGCTCTATGTGAAGTTTGA
- the zwf gene encoding glucose-6-phosphate dehydrogenase, translated as MQSHKAHRSTISGYPTKIDPTAVVIFGATGDLTQRKIIPAFYHLRKHGRLPDHFVIVGFARRPYGEKEFRALLKQSLEDYSHTHPIDPEVWQWLEERIFYLQGDLANPEDYVKLAHLLNSLPESKYYKDNHLFYLATAPKYFPIVSENLAKAGLNPQPGISGQRRLIVEKPFGTDLKSARELNSILQKYFPEKSIFRIDHYLGKETVQNLLYFRFGNSIFEPLWDRKYIDHVQITVAETQTIGSRGEYYDATGASRDMLQNHLMQLFSLIAMEPPASLEAESIRDEKVKVLKSVPIPSSEEWLHNSVRAQYGPGILGGKTIKAYREEEKVSKNSLTETYVCVKLEIDNWRWSGVPFYLRTGKALAKQFSEICIVFNRPPCVLFANSTKKVARNWLKIRIQPNEGIHLLFNTKVPNLPALQEAKMDFYYRRYGDHYFPEAYERLLLDALNGESTLFTRSDEVEYAWRIIDALRNAWNEEEVDSIPLYAPGSMGPVEADELLRRDGRYWGPPPKEEEEIQEAES; from the coding sequence ATGCAAAGCCATAAAGCTCATCGGTCCACCATCTCTGGTTATCCCACAAAAATTGATCCGACAGCGGTTGTTATTTTTGGAGCGACTGGTGATTTGACCCAAAGGAAGATTATTCCTGCTTTTTATCACCTTCGCAAGCATGGGCGACTACCAGATCATTTTGTCATTGTAGGTTTTGCACGCAGACCGTATGGAGAAAAAGAATTTAGGGCGCTTTTAAAACAATCCCTAGAGGATTATTCCCATACGCATCCTATAGATCCAGAGGTTTGGCAATGGCTTGAGGAAAGAATCTTTTATTTGCAAGGGGATTTAGCAAATCCTGAAGATTATGTGAAACTTGCCCATCTCCTCAACTCTTTGCCTGAATCCAAGTATTATAAGGATAACCATCTTTTTTACTTAGCAACCGCTCCAAAGTATTTTCCTATTGTATCGGAAAATTTGGCAAAAGCTGGCTTAAATCCTCAGCCTGGAATCTCTGGACAAAGACGGCTCATTGTAGAAAAGCCTTTTGGTACAGATTTAAAATCAGCCAGAGAGCTAAATTCTATTCTGCAAAAATATTTTCCTGAAAAAAGTATCTTTAGAATCGATCATTATCTGGGTAAAGAAACAGTTCAAAATCTCCTTTATTTTCGGTTTGGTAATTCGATATTTGAGCCTCTCTGGGACAGAAAATATATCGATCATGTACAAATTACCGTTGCTGAGACGCAAACCATCGGGAGTCGTGGAGAATACTATGATGCCACTGGAGCTTCACGGGACATGCTACAAAACCATTTGATGCAGCTTTTCAGTCTGATTGCCATGGAGCCTCCAGCTTCCCTTGAAGCCGAGTCAATTAGAGATGAAAAAGTGAAAGTTTTAAAGTCTGTACCTATTCCATCTTCCGAAGAATGGCTGCACAATAGCGTCCGTGCGCAGTATGGACCTGGGATTCTGGGAGGAAAAACAATTAAAGCTTATAGGGAAGAAGAAAAGGTCTCTAAGAATTCTCTTACAGAAACCTATGTGTGCGTGAAACTTGAAATCGATAACTGGAGGTGGAGTGGGGTACCTTTTTATTTAAGAACTGGAAAAGCGTTGGCTAAACAATTCAGCGAAATTTGTATTGTTTTCAATCGGCCTCCCTGCGTCCTGTTTGCAAACAGCACCAAAAAAGTGGCAAGAAACTGGTTGAAAATTCGTATTCAACCCAACGAAGGGATTCATCTTCTTTTTAATACCAAAGTGCCCAATCTACCTGCTCTGCAGGAGGCAAAGATGGATTTTTATTACAGGAGATATGGAGATCATTATTTTCCAGAAGCCTATGAAAGATTACTGTTGGATGCCCTGAATGGAGAATCAACCCTTTTTACCCGATCGGATGAAGTAGAATATGCTTGGAGAATTATCGACGCTTTAAGAAACGCATGGAATGAGGAAGAAGTTGATTCTATTCCTCTCTATGCTCCCGGCTCTATGGGACCTGTCGAAGCAGATGAATTGTTGCGAAGAGACGGCCGCTATTGGGGACCTCCTCCAAAGGAAGAAGAAGAAATACAGGAAGCTGAAAGTTAA
- a CDS encoding tetratricopeptide repeat protein: MNNKKRPIRLFRIKREELLYVFWATTTIFILWRGTWGWSEVLENQKEKDKVFFQAYQDALVAFKRLKLEEAQKAISRAIELRPNDPRTIVLAARIYLKQKDYERAEKELYKVFKIQPDYGPAYQYLGEVFFAKKDFKEALYRFEQAALHDPMNKEILLKRIYCEIGLGRLLGAENLLSKLSAFDEASPGYYFARAALCRFQKKYEDEKNFLDTARIIYGNDAFSQYLADYESLFAKKQTLN, encoded by the coding sequence TTGAATAATAAAAAAAGACCAATTAGACTTTTTAGGATAAAAAGGGAAGAGCTTTTATACGTTTTTTGGGCAACTACCACTATTTTTATTTTATGGAGAGGAACATGGGGATGGAGTGAGGTGTTGGAGAATCAAAAAGAAAAGGATAAGGTTTTTTTTCAAGCCTATCAGGATGCTCTGGTGGCCTTTAAAAGGCTCAAATTGGAGGAAGCGCAAAAAGCTATTTCTAGGGCTATAGAATTAAGGCCAAATGATCCACGTACGATCGTTTTAGCCGCCAGGATCTATTTAAAGCAGAAGGATTATGAAAGGGCAGAAAAAGAGTTGTATAAGGTTTTCAAAATACAACCAGATTATGGTCCCGCCTATCAATATTTAGGAGAGGTTTTCTTTGCAAAAAAAGATTTCAAAGAAGCATTGTATCGGTTCGAACAAGCGGCATTACATGATCCTATGAACAAAGAAATCCTCTTGAAAAGGATCTATTGTGAAATTGGATTAGGAAGGCTTTTAGGTGCAGAGAATTTGCTTTCTAAATTAAGTGCTTTTGATGAAGCTTCTCCTGGCTATTATTTCGCTAGGGCAGCACTGTGTCGGTTCCAAAAAAAATATGAGGATGAAAAAAATTTTCTTGATACCGCTCGCATCATATATGGTAACGATGCTTTTAGTCAGTATCTTGCTGACTATGAATCCTTGTTTGCCAAAAAACAAACATTGAATTAA
- the pgl gene encoding 6-phosphogluconolactonase: MHRIDVISFESLEEWLDYLTLSFKEIVKTALYHKPICHVALSGGSTPVPFYARLCTETLPWGKICFWLGDERWVPIEDAQSNEGMIRRTLGATNKEFQFYGWHLSEEPSQAAALYEKMLLEKVGNPPIFDLILLGIGEDGHTASLFPNSKALDEKVHYTALSLQPTSGQIRLTFTFPLINMAHQIWFLVSGNKKQPIIEKVLSAAPEIPAAKVMAKNQKLIWLKA, translated from the coding sequence ATGCATCGGATAGATGTGATCTCTTTTGAAAGCTTAGAAGAGTGGCTTGACTACCTTACTTTATCTTTTAAAGAAATAGTAAAAACTGCCTTATATCATAAACCAATATGCCATGTGGCTTTATCGGGAGGCAGCACGCCAGTTCCTTTTTATGCGCGATTGTGCACAGAAACATTACCCTGGGGAAAAATTTGTTTTTGGCTTGGTGACGAGCGCTGGGTTCCAATTGAAGATGCTCAGAGTAACGAAGGAATGATTCGGAGAACTTTAGGAGCTACGAATAAGGAGTTCCAATTTTATGGATGGCATCTCTCTGAAGAGCCTTCTCAAGCAGCTGCACTCTATGAAAAAATGCTGCTTGAAAAAGTAGGGAATCCTCCCATTTTTGACTTGATCTTATTAGGCATTGGAGAAGATGGCCATACCGCCTCACTTTTCCCTAATTCAAAGGCTCTGGATGAAAAAGTACACTATACCGCTCTTTCGCTTCAGCCTACTAGCGGACAAATCCGACTTACCTTTACATTTCCTTTGATAAACATGGCACATCAGATCTGGTTTTTGGTGTCTGGTAATAAAAAACAACCAATCATTGAAAAAGTATTGTCTGCGGCTCCTGAAATTCCTGCTGCTAAGGTCATGGCCAAAAACCAAAAGTTGATTTGGCTGAAGGCTTAA
- the amoA gene encoding bacterial ammonia monooxygenase, subunit AmoA, which yields MQQVAAEAEARALERKFDIVVLVSMFLAILSGFHIHQMLTAGDWSFWIDWKDRMWWPVVAPIMDITFPAACQAILWTKFKAPIGATFSCAGLFFGQWMNRYWNFWGWAHYPLNFVFPETLLPQAIVLDGVLMITNNFVVTALIGGELWGWLFYPSNWPMIAPYHVPVEYYGQLMSVADLIQYQYIRTSTPEYIRMVETGTMRSFAGGVLGVSAFFSGFCSVIMYFIWWYFGYFFGWTKFIKHSKV from the coding sequence ATGCAACAAGTAGCTGCAGAAGCCGAAGCAAGGGCACTCGAAAGAAAGTTCGACATTGTCGTTCTTGTATCGATGTTTCTTGCTATCCTTTCTGGCTTTCACATCCATCAGATGCTGACAGCCGGGGACTGGTCTTTCTGGATCGACTGGAAAGATAGAATGTGGTGGCCAGTGGTTGCGCCTATCATGGACATAACTTTCCCAGCAGCTTGTCAGGCTATCCTGTGGACAAAGTTTAAAGCGCCTATAGGAGCAACCTTTAGCTGTGCCGGATTGTTTTTTGGTCAGTGGATGAACAGGTACTGGAATTTCTGGGGTTGGGCACATTACCCTTTGAATTTCGTTTTCCCTGAAACGCTTCTTCCGCAAGCGATTGTCCTCGATGGCGTTTTAATGATCACCAATAACTTTGTGGTGACAGCGCTCATCGGAGGAGAGCTGTGGGGATGGCTCTTCTATCCTTCGAATTGGCCCATGATTGCTCCATACCATGTTCCTGTGGAATACTATGGACAGCTCATGAGTGTTGCTGACCTAATTCAATATCAGTACATCCGAACCTCCACTCCTGAGTACATCCGTATGGTCGAAACAGGAACAATGAGAAGCTTTGCTGGAGGCGTGCTTGGAGTCTCGGCATTTTTCTCAGGGTTCTGTTCGGTCATTATGTACTTTATATGGTGGTACTTCGGATATTTCTTCGGGTGGACCAAATTTATAAAACATTCGAAGGTGTAA
- a CDS encoding tubulin-like doman-containing protein, with product MNANHLIIGLGGTGGKIIRAFRKTIFQEFRKIDPPNVRLSYLYVDSSDELMRLDDPSWKVLGQSVQIPPTSQLLIKSSNLASILEDLPSYPGIQPWIGDKTIWRDILNSIIGDAIGGQKRRLGRFLFASHADEFCRRLTHLVNEIQKGGQQDVTFHVCCGLAGGTGSGTLIDCVSQIRKNYPDTLQYRIVLYTLLPEEHPKPNWNTGNYHANGYAALLELNALSIGKFYPCDIAGDGRKLEELKTPFNGCYVFTNFNENGLAVDISEDIPNILADFLYQKIVTVRNINWESLGRAENAENGDGNPETLPGSNDPVRSKRFLTFGVKRLSVPESEISEYIAFQFARQAALQLRYNNWSETDGFLADPRNLDMVSYVSSPEQLERWMLSDEHFILSAPILESDGVGSKWQPVSRYWMNVTTNLKEYVQGKETADKWLDRLKSLLDTRFQEQYRGQGVKAFYETVSQSTRERAREIRQKLERELFSDWINGTKSAHEISSLLGALMPHLKARFDRIEEEITKLRPQEEELAKKLAEQQKEWAKVGVISDMFGKRKRLFDAASTVLQDLYTVRTKIEGWQFAKKFLPVIIEEIVLLKADVDKAASMIAESIKAFEDQIAVRCSDQGAMIDLRKQVIRFYDPELVKNVTKRLIKDQKEATTQTQRVRTAIAEKLGEKLDFKTLNERISKTVFLDTLERQCMENAKIAHNNLVQTESDRLIGVSIIEKLKERYADRQSLRLYLDNVVKAAGNYLIFNSDEKRRVGQGINPTAQIAVSNFTVILPKAPEMEDYIKVLKEVFFECIRNPSKEFIENDTRLNEIILVSITNLFPLRIVQHVSFLKSKYLERINGSDSKRARMELHIEGDGQTLPSLFVPTRTELEDRLAPILLLGMVLKEKGEDGTEKEILQKIETETGALQLGFMQKDEYGFDQPVYLGGDDFSETLSNIREEAGILLEQKIEALLKSSEMKLEPKRREVESEIVKKVNSLRGTIKPTDPKSRRLADWGKLAIKKVRGEL from the coding sequence ATGAATGCAAATCATCTCATTATCGGTTTGGGTGGAACGGGAGGAAAAATTATACGAGCGTTCCGAAAGACCATCTTTCAAGAATTCAGGAAAATCGATCCTCCCAATGTCCGGCTCTCTTACCTTTATGTTGATTCCAGCGATGAACTGATGCGTCTTGATGATCCTAGTTGGAAAGTTCTTGGACAGAGTGTTCAAATTCCACCAACTAGTCAACTTTTGATAAAATCTTCCAATTTGGCTTCAATCCTTGAGGACCTGCCTAGTTATCCTGGTATTCAGCCTTGGATTGGAGACAAAACCATTTGGAGAGACATCCTCAATAGTATTATTGGGGATGCCATCGGAGGGCAGAAAAGGAGGCTGGGAAGATTTCTTTTTGCTAGCCATGCCGACGAATTTTGTCGCAGACTTACCCATCTTGTAAACGAAATTCAAAAGGGTGGCCAACAGGATGTTACTTTTCATGTTTGTTGTGGCTTGGCGGGTGGAACAGGCAGTGGGACACTAATTGATTGTGTGAGTCAAATAAGGAAAAACTATCCAGATACCCTTCAATATCGAATTGTTCTTTATACGTTACTGCCCGAAGAGCATCCGAAACCCAACTGGAATACTGGAAATTATCATGCCAATGGCTATGCCGCTTTGCTTGAACTCAATGCGTTGAGTATTGGCAAGTTTTATCCCTGTGACATTGCCGGGGATGGAAGAAAATTAGAAGAACTGAAAACGCCTTTCAATGGGTGCTATGTTTTTACCAATTTCAACGAAAACGGACTGGCCGTAGATATCTCAGAAGATATACCTAACATTCTGGCTGATTTTCTTTACCAAAAAATTGTGACAGTCAGAAACATTAACTGGGAGTCGCTCGGGCGGGCTGAGAATGCAGAGAATGGGGACGGAAATCCTGAAACGCTGCCCGGGTCAAATGATCCTGTTCGTTCGAAAAGGTTTTTAACTTTTGGTGTCAAAAGGCTTTCTGTACCTGAATCTGAAATTTCTGAGTACATTGCCTTTCAATTTGCTCGGCAAGCAGCCTTGCAGCTTCGCTATAACAACTGGTCAGAGACGGATGGCTTTTTAGCCGATCCACGGAATCTGGATATGGTGAGCTATGTGAGTAGCCCCGAACAGCTCGAGCGATGGATGCTCAGCGATGAACACTTCATTTTGTCTGCTCCGATTCTTGAATCGGATGGGGTAGGCTCAAAATGGCAGCCTGTGAGCCGGTATTGGATGAATGTGACGACGAATTTAAAAGAATATGTGCAAGGAAAGGAAACTGCAGATAAATGGTTAGATCGGTTGAAAAGCTTGTTGGATACAAGGTTTCAAGAGCAATACAGAGGGCAAGGTGTTAAAGCTTTTTATGAGACAGTAAGTCAATCGACTAGAGAAAGAGCCAGAGAAATAAGGCAAAAATTGGAGCGTGAGCTTTTTTCTGATTGGATTAATGGAACAAAATCCGCTCACGAAATCAGCTCTCTTCTGGGAGCTTTAATGCCTCATTTAAAAGCTCGATTCGATCGAATAGAAGAAGAAATCACCAAATTGAGACCACAGGAAGAGGAATTGGCCAAAAAATTGGCGGAACAACAAAAAGAGTGGGCTAAAGTGGGTGTAATTTCAGATATGTTTGGGAAAAGGAAACGACTTTTTGATGCAGCTTCTACTGTATTGCAAGATCTCTATACGGTGCGGACAAAAATAGAAGGTTGGCAATTTGCTAAGAAATTCCTGCCTGTGATCATTGAAGAAATCGTTTTATTAAAGGCCGACGTGGATAAGGCTGCATCGATGATTGCTGAATCTATTAAAGCATTTGAAGATCAAATAGCTGTTCGTTGTTCTGATCAAGGGGCAATGATCGATTTAAGAAAACAGGTGATCCGTTTTTACGACCCGGAGCTTGTTAAAAATGTTACAAAAAGACTGATTAAAGATCAAAAAGAAGCAACCACCCAAACCCAAAGAGTTAGAACGGCTATTGCTGAAAAGCTTGGAGAAAAACTCGATTTTAAGACTCTAAATGAAAGGATTTCTAAGACAGTTTTTCTCGATACTCTAGAAAGACAATGCATGGAAAATGCAAAGATTGCGCATAACAATTTGGTGCAGACCGAAAGCGATCGGCTTATTGGAGTGAGTATTATTGAAAAACTAAAAGAGAGATATGCGGATAGACAGTCTCTTCGACTCTACTTAGACAACGTTGTTAAGGCCGCAGGCAATTATCTTATCTTTAATTCGGATGAGAAAAGAAGAGTGGGACAAGGCATTAATCCTACAGCACAAATAGCTGTATCAAATTTTACAGTCATCCTTCCAAAAGCTCCAGAAATGGAAGATTACATAAAAGTTCTCAAGGAAGTCTTTTTTGAATGTATTCGTAATCCAAGCAAAGAGTTTATTGAAAATGACACTCGGCTCAATGAAATCATCCTTGTGAGCATTACGAACCTGTTCCCTCTGCGCATTGTCCAGCATGTGTCTTTTCTAAAGTCCAAATATTTAGAAAGAATTAATGGCTCTGATTCGAAAAGAGCCCGTATGGAGTTGCATATTGAAGGGGATGGCCAAACCCTTCCTTCGCTTTTTGTTCCTACTCGAACAGAATTGGAAGACAGGTTAGCTCCCATTCTTCTTTTAGGAATGGTCCTGAAGGAAAAAGGAGAAGATGGGACTGAAAAAGAAATTCTTCAAAAAATTGAGACAGAAACTGGAGCGTTGCAGTTAGGCTTTATGCAAAAAGATGAATATGGGTTTGATCAACCTGTTTATCTTGGAGGAGACGATTTTTCTGAAACCCTTTCCAATATTAGGGAAGAAGCAGGGATACTTTTAGAGCAGAAGATTGAGGCATTGCTTAAAAGCTCAGAGATGAAGCTAGAGCCAAAAAGAAGAGAAGTCGAATCTGAGATTGTCAAAAAAGTTAACAGTCTAAGAGGAACAATAAAGCCAACCGATCCAAAATCGAGAAGGTTGGCCGATTGGGGAAAACTGGCAATAAAAAAGGTTCGTGGCGAACTGTGA
- the amoB gene encoding bacterial ammonia monooxygenase, subunit AmoB, with the protein MKIFNCETGMKKLVRVGGAILLSGLMLAPMSSLFAVQGMGAKSQEAFLRMRTVTFFDTRFSFTPSNRVKVGDEFTCTGKVMLMPTWPQEIPFSGISFFNFFVPGPQVLRKAIFVNEKYFQFNSVVLEKGGVYEYKMINQARTPGIWPVGPMVSMEEAGPFIGPEEFLTIEGSGAGFTNPVKTLLGNTIDLENYGEGRMIAWTLLTSAIAVVWLVYWCSKPFTRRLGLVAAGRKEDLFSPMDRQVCFLFTIGTIVLVAAAAMITKAQYPITIPIQETKYYIKPLPPEPALIQAEVTDATYDVPGRTLSFHLQVKNIGDKPVVLKEFLTANVRFLNPDVPGNTWNENYPEVNGGPMRVTPSEPINPGETKTLEVSMQSAEWENQRLTMYHESTNRFGGLLFFTDTSGTRQVFAIADQIVIPKFGATMGGGM; encoded by the coding sequence GTGAAAATATTCAACTGCGAAACTGGGATGAAAAAATTAGTCAGAGTAGGAGGAGCAATTTTGCTCTCCGGGCTAATGCTGGCTCCTATGTCATCTCTTTTTGCTGTGCAGGGAATGGGAGCAAAATCTCAAGAGGCATTCTTGAGAATGCGTACCGTTACCTTTTTCGATACCCGATTTTCATTTACTCCTAGCAATAGGGTGAAAGTCGGAGACGAATTCACCTGCACGGGTAAAGTGATGCTCATGCCAACATGGCCTCAAGAAATTCCTTTTTCAGGAATATCCTTCTTTAACTTCTTCGTTCCTGGACCACAGGTGTTGCGGAAGGCTATTTTTGTCAATGAAAAGTACTTCCAATTTAATTCTGTGGTGTTGGAAAAAGGAGGAGTTTACGAATATAAGATGATTAATCAAGCCAGAACACCCGGAATATGGCCTGTTGGTCCTATGGTTAGTATGGAAGAAGCTGGACCGTTCATCGGACCGGAAGAATTCTTGACGATTGAAGGCTCTGGTGCTGGTTTTACCAATCCAGTAAAGACCTTGTTAGGGAATACAATCGATCTAGAAAATTATGGGGAAGGCCGAATGATAGCTTGGACGCTGCTAACTTCTGCCATTGCGGTAGTCTGGCTTGTATATTGGTGCTCTAAGCCCTTCACAAGAAGGCTTGGATTAGTGGCAGCTGGAAGAAAAGAGGATCTATTCAGCCCCATGGATAGACAGGTCTGTTTCCTGTTTACCATCGGAACGATCGTATTGGTTGCTGCTGCAGCAATGATAACCAAAGCTCAGTATCCAATAACGATCCCGATTCAGGAAACAAAATACTATATCAAACCTCTGCCTCCGGAACCAGCTTTAATTCAAGCTGAAGTCACAGATGCGACTTACGATGTTCCAGGCCGCACCCTGTCATTCCATTTGCAGGTTAAAAACATCGGTGATAAACCTGTCGTGTTAAAAGAGTTTTTAACTGCTAACGTCAGGTTTTTAAATCCCGATGTCCCTGGAAATACTTGGAATGAAAACTATCCTGAAGTAAATGGTGGTCCTATGAGGGTAACCCCATCGGAACCAATCAATCCAGGAGAAACAAAGACATTAGAAGTCTCCATGCAGAGTGCAGAATGGGAAAATCAAAGACTCACAATGTATCATGAGTCAACGAACCGATTTGGTGGACTTCTGTTCTTTACGGATACTTCTGGAACACGTCAAGTCTTTGCTATTGCCGACCAAATCGTCATTCCAAAATTCGGCGCTACCATGGGCGGCGGTATGTAA
- the amoC gene encoding bacterial ammonia monooxygenase, subunit AmoC, translating to MAQATTQTVSISIPDKSAFSWKNLWIALAIITAFEIAVNAYERAFAFSKGLDYFTPEYQTYWMSILYTELILEPLTLIALCSWLWVTRDRAMENLAPAEELRRYWNLGLFVVVYTVLLYWGASYYTEQDGTWHQTVIRDTDFTPSHIIEFYQSYPIYIIAGVGSMVYAMTRLPAYARAFSVPYAVLVGSPLMIFPNVGLNEFGHTRWFMEELFVAPLHWGFVMFGWGALAILGTWLQACPRVLELIKQVYYGKPATPPAVVLEDPERTTKMELCEI from the coding sequence ATGGCACAAGCGACAACGCAAACGGTCTCGATATCGATACCGGACAAGTCAGCCTTCTCTTGGAAAAACCTCTGGATTGCTCTAGCCATCATCACAGCCTTTGAAATTGCTGTGAATGCCTATGAGCGAGCCTTTGCGTTTTCCAAGGGATTGGATTACTTCACTCCGGAGTATCAGACCTATTGGATGAGTATCCTTTACACCGAGCTGATTCTTGAGCCGCTGACACTCATCGCGCTCTGCTCCTGGTTGTGGGTGACCAGGGATCGTGCGATGGAAAACCTTGCCCCTGCAGAAGAGTTAAGGCGGTATTGGAACCTTGGATTATTTGTCGTGGTTTATACCGTTCTACTCTACTGGGGAGCAAGCTACTATACGGAGCAAGACGGCACATGGCATCAGACGGTGATTAGGGATACGGACTTCACACCAAGCCACATCATCGAGTTCTATCAGAGCTATCCTATTTACATCATAGCTGGGGTAGGATCGATGGTGTATGCCATGACAAGACTTCCCGCCTATGCGAGAGCTTTCTCTGTACCCTATGCGGTGCTGGTTGGCTCTCCCTTGATGATCTTCCCCAACGTCGGTTTGAACGAATTTGGTCATACCCGTTGGTTTATGGAAGAGCTGTTTGTGGCCCCATTGCACTGGGGATTCGTCATGTTTGGGTGGGGAGCTCTGGCAATTCTTGGCACATGGCTTCAAGCTTGCCCAAGAGTCCTGGAGCTGATCAAGCAGGTCTACTATGGCAAGCCAGCTACGCCACCTGCGGTGGTGTTAGAGGACCCAGAGAGAACAACAAAAATGGAATTGTGCGAAATATAA